AAAAGTCTATCAGCACGAATATGTAAAATAAAACTTTATTCGTTCCAGCTGCACCGATAGTCATGAACAAAGTAAATATTAAATATCCCACATAAGCAACACCTAATTGCTTCACATCCATTGCTGAGGCTAAGCCTTCACCAAAAACACCGTTTTGAATAAGCCATGTGCAGGCTACACCCAACCAAAAAAGCCCATAGGCCCCGAAAGCTGTCATACCAAAAGTATTATTTTTCTTCGCATCATAATTAGACGCAATAAGCTGCGCAATAGCTCCCAAAAATACGGCCCAGGGTAAAACCAGAGAAACACCGCTTGTAAATCCAAGCTTTTGGCTTGAAGCCACAAGAGT
This is a stretch of genomic DNA from Anaeropeptidivorans aminofermentans. It encodes these proteins:
- a CDS encoding acetate uptake transporter, which encodes MSSNFDSNKEVKIVTADPSGLGLFGLAMVTLVASSQKLGFTSGVSLVLPWAVFLGAIAQLIASNYDAKKNNTFGMTAFGAYGLFWLGVACTWLIQNGVFGEGLASAMDVKQLGVAYVGYLIFTLFMTIGAAGTNKVLFYIFVLIDFLFLGLSLSTLGIMPEFFHEVAAIAELLIAILSFYGSAASVLNTHYGEVVLPVGGCLGKFKLDAKLKKAHS